The Syntrophus gentianae genome includes a window with the following:
- a CDS encoding heavy-metal-associated domain-containing protein, giving the protein MKKIKISGMSCNHCVMAVTKALKGIEGIQDVSVDLKAGEATFEETKSVDPEVIKQKISEAGFDVVG; this is encoded by the coding sequence ATGAAAAAGATCAAGATTTCGGGAATGAGCTGCAATCACTGTGTGATGGCTGTTACGAAGGCCTTGAAGGGCATCGAGGGAATCCAGGATGTTTCCGTTGACCTGAAGGCCGGCGAAGCGACGTTTGAGGAAACGAAGTCCGTGGACCCGGAAGTCATCAAGCAGAAAATCTCCGAGGCGGGGTTCGACGTTGTCGGATAA